A single genomic interval of Nostoc commune NIES-4072 harbors:
- the groL gene encoding chaperonin GroEL (60 kDa chaperone family; promotes refolding of misfolded polypeptides especially under stressful conditions; forms two stacked rings of heptamers to form a barrel-shaped 14mer; ends can be capped by GroES; misfolded proteins enter the barrel where they are refolded when GroES binds): MAKRIIYNENARRALERGIDILAEAVAVTLGPKGRNVVLEKKFGAPQIVNDGVTIAKEIELEDHIENTGVALIRQAASKTNDAAGDGTTTATVLAHAIVKEGLRNVAAGANAISLKRGIDKATGFLVEKIAEHARPVEDSKAIAQVGAISAGNDEEVGQMIAQAMDKVGKEGVISLEEGKSMFTELEITEGMRFDKGYISPYFATDPERMEAVFDEPFILLTDKKIALVQDLVPVLEQVARAGRPLVIIAEDIEKEALATLVVNRLRGVLNVAAVKAPGFGDRRKALLEDIAVLTGGQLITEDAGLKLDNTKLDSLGKARRITITKDSTTIVAEGNEAAVKARVEQIRRQIDETESSYDKEKLQERLAKLSGGVAVVKVGAATETEMKDKKLRLEDAINATKAAVEEGIVPGGGTTLAHLAPELEEWAKSNLKDEELIGALIVVRALPAPLKRIAENAGQNGAVIAERVKEKDFNIGYNAATNEFVDLLAAGIVDPAKVTRSALQNAASIAGMVLTTECIIVDKPEPKDSAPAGAGAGGGDFDY; the protein is encoded by the coding sequence ATGGCAAAGCGCATTATCTACAACGAAAACGCCCGTCGCGCCTTGGAACGAGGCATTGACATCCTGGCTGAGGCTGTAGCTGTTACCCTTGGCCCCAAAGGTCGTAACGTAGTCCTAGAAAAGAAATTTGGCGCACCGCAAATTGTTAATGACGGTGTAACGATCGCCAAAGAAATCGAATTAGAAGACCACATTGAAAACACTGGTGTAGCTCTGATTCGTCAAGCTGCTTCTAAGACCAATGATGCTGCGGGCGATGGTACTACCACTGCTACCGTTTTAGCTCATGCGATCGTCAAAGAAGGCTTGCGGAACGTTGCAGCTGGTGCTAACGCAATTTCTCTGAAGCGCGGTATTGACAAAGCTACTGGCTTCCTCGTAGAAAAAATTGCTGAACACGCCCGTCCAGTGGAAGATTCCAAAGCCATTGCCCAAGTTGGTGCGATCTCGGCTGGTAATGACGAAGAAGTTGGTCAAATGATTGCCCAAGCAATGGACAAGGTGGGCAAGGAAGGCGTAATTTCCCTAGAAGAAGGGAAATCTATGTTCACCGAGTTGGAAATCACTGAAGGGATGCGCTTTGACAAAGGCTACATCTCTCCTTATTTCGCTACTGACCCTGAGCGGATGGAAGCGGTTTTTGATGAGCCTTTCATACTGCTGACCGATAAGAAAATCGCTTTGGTACAAGACCTTGTACCAGTGTTAGAGCAAGTAGCTCGTGCTGGTCGTCCTTTGGTGATTATCGCCGAAGATATTGAAAAAGAAGCTTTGGCAACCTTAGTAGTAAACCGTTTGCGCGGTGTACTCAACGTGGCTGCTGTTAAGGCTCCTGGCTTTGGCGATCGCCGCAAAGCACTACTAGAAGATATCGCCGTTTTAACTGGTGGTCAACTAATTACCGAAGATGCTGGTTTGAAGCTAGATAATACCAAGCTGGACAGCCTGGGTAAAGCTCGCCGGATCACCATTACCAAGGACAGCACCACAATTGTTGCCGAAGGTAACGAAGCTGCTGTTAAGGCCCGTGTAGAACAGATTCGTCGTCAAATCGATGAAACCGAATCTTCTTACGACAAAGAGAAATTACAAGAGCGTCTTGCTAAACTCTCTGGTGGTGTCGCTGTAGTGAAAGTGGGTGCAGCGACCGAAACCGAAATGAAAGACAAGAAGTTGCGCTTAGAAGACGCTATCAACGCTACCAAAGCTGCTGTGGAAGAAGGTATTGTTCCCGGCGGTGGTACAACTCTGGCTCACCTTGCTCCTGAATTGGAAGAGTGGGCAAAGAGCAACCTTAAGGATGAAGAGTTGATTGGTGCTTTGATTGTGGTTCGTGCCTTACCCGCACCTCTGAAGCGGATTGCTGAAAACGCTGGTCAGAATGGTGCTGTTATTGCTGAACGCGTCAAAGAGAAAGATTTCAACATTGGCTACAACGCTGCAACCAACGAGTTTGTTGATTTGTTAGCTGCTGGTATTGTTGACCCTGCTAAGGTGACTCGTTCTGCTCTGCAAAACGCTGCTTCCATCGCTGGTATGGTGTTGACAACCGAATGTATTATAGTTGACAAGCCTGAGCCTAAAGATAGTGCTCCTGCTGGCGCTGGTGCTGGTGGTGGCGACTTCGATTACTAA
- the groES gene encoding co-chaperone GroES has translation MAALSLSVSTVKPLGDRVFVKVNASEEKTAGGLYLPDTAKEKPQVGEVVALGPGKRNDDGNRQELEIKVGDKVLYSKYAGTDIKLGTEEYVLLSEKDILAVVI, from the coding sequence ATGGCAGCTTTATCTCTAAGCGTTTCTACAGTTAAACCTTTAGGCGATCGCGTTTTCGTAAAAGTGAACGCCTCTGAGGAGAAGACCGCAGGTGGTCTGTATTTGCCCGATACCGCCAAAGAAAAGCCCCAGGTAGGGGAAGTAGTGGCTCTTGGCCCTGGCAAGCGTAATGACGACGGAAACCGTCAGGAATTGGAAATCAAAGTCGGCGATAAGGTGCTGTACTCGAAGTACGCTGGCACTGACATCAAACTCGGCACCGAAGAATATGTACTGCTTTCTGAAAAAGATATTTTAGCAGTTGTTATCTAG